The proteins below are encoded in one region of Legionella antarctica:
- a CDS encoding type IV secretion protein Dot, producing the protein MRLILSNDALDKLPFLREQYQKARNVDLEETPSMLGLPTMFGGTDIKTRKKQVIFMEKIFALLRPNLKKLENITSPEELPANTTAWRVYLTACWYVQSQNSKNSALSSGLNEMLGITAENYPDEEDKENCYATANRFINTKNALEEANVALINAKLRPFTEKDWSDFAQFISESKVKKESSNHYTDFPITSIAQPLFAATFAYTGATVGLLSGDVISKSTQGMSAKYQLTALIGGSLLLFGPTGTTGVAFFAPVIASKLITAFCSITLAHVLGATMGIIGHGVGTAIGLPLDLAYHLLWKVCAAISGYYYKDPGAPTITGIRISDGAAIISGIAIAITPVEELSEVHQKQIIELKEDGSLYVNGKDIMTAQSGIQLPPMVIDELKEHIKRHPAAMIENSESVQETVLAENSVQDTQDESHALPCSI; encoded by the coding sequence ATGCGCTTGATTCTTTCCAACGATGCCCTGGATAAACTGCCTTTTTTACGCGAACAATATCAAAAAGCAAGAAATGTTGATCTGGAAGAAACTCCTTCCATGTTAGGGTTACCTACTATGTTTGGCGGAACGGACATTAAAACCCGAAAAAAACAGGTTATCTTCATGGAGAAAATATTCGCCTTACTCCGGCCCAATCTAAAAAAACTAGAAAATATAACCTCCCCTGAGGAATTACCGGCTAATACGACTGCCTGGAGAGTTTACCTTACTGCATGTTGGTACGTGCAATCGCAAAACTCTAAAAACTCTGCTTTATCATCGGGCCTTAATGAGATGCTGGGAATAACCGCTGAAAATTACCCTGACGAAGAAGATAAGGAGAACTGCTACGCGACAGCCAATCGATTTATCAATACTAAAAATGCACTGGAAGAAGCAAACGTCGCATTGATCAACGCAAAATTAAGACCGTTCACTGAAAAAGACTGGAGTGATTTCGCGCAATTTATTAGCGAATCCAAGGTGAAAAAAGAATCTAGCAATCATTATACTGATTTTCCTATCACATCGATTGCTCAACCGTTATTCGCCGCAACGTTCGCCTACACTGGAGCTACAGTAGGTTTATTAAGCGGCGATGTAATCAGTAAATCTACTCAAGGCATGTCAGCCAAGTACCAACTCACAGCTCTAATCGGAGGGAGTCTTTTACTTTTCGGCCCTACGGGAACCACGGGGGTTGCCTTTTTTGCTCCAGTTATCGCAAGCAAATTAATTACTGCCTTTTGTAGTATTACTCTAGCCCATGTTCTAGGGGCTACCATGGGAATTATCGGTCATGGTGTAGGAACTGCAATAGGATTACCCTTGGATCTGGCTTATCATTTACTTTGGAAAGTGTGTGCTGCAATAAGTGGCTACTATTACAAAGATCCTGGTGCCCCAACAATTACCGGCATACGCATTTCAGACGGAGCCGCCATAATTAGTGGTATAGCAATAGCTATCACTCCTGTAGAGGAACTTAGCGAAGTTCATCAAAAACAAATAATAGAACTCAAAGAGGACGGTTCGCTGTATGTCAATGGTAAGGATATCATGACAGCACAAAGCGGAATTCAACTTCCACCAATGGTCATTGATGAGTTAAAAGAACATATAAAAAGGCACCCAGCAGCAATGATAGAGAACTCTGAAAGTGTGCAAGAAACGGTTTTAGCCGAAAATTCAGT